From a region of the Canis lupus dingo isolate Sandy chromosome 5, ASM325472v2, whole genome shotgun sequence genome:
- the ZBTB4 gene encoding zinc finger and BTB domain-containing protein 4 isoform X1, which produces MKQAVARRPSSPDSGKWLCTFCKVTSTTQTWVACYFFRMGLPARDEPGRLGQRDCESDPRGVPGPMGSNYARCVVLRRKRPHTRESLRHPRSAPCWLCSQACAMPPPAEVTDPSHAPAVLRQLNEQRLRGLFCDVTLIAGDTKFPAHRSVLAASSPFFREALLASAPLPLPPVTGGPAPNPATTTAASSSSSSSSSSSSSSSSSSSSSSSSSSSSPPPASPPTSSPPRVLELPGVPAAAFSDVLNFIYSARLALPGGGGDGAAVAEIGALGRRLGISRLQGLGEGGDAWVPPAPAPMATSQSEDDSFGPGPRPAGEWEGDRAEAQASDPQHPLPRRPLPCPRCGKSFIHPKRLQTHEAQCRRGAGPRGPAGLGSGGPGPSGPAGVDASALPAPVGFRGGPEHVVKVVGGHVLYVCAACERSYVTLSSLKRHSNVHSWRRKYPCRYCEKVFALAEYRTKHEVWHTGERRYQCIFCWETFVTYYNLKTHQRAFHGISPGLLASEKTPNGGYKPKLNTLKLYRLLPMRAAKRPYKTYSQGAPEAPLSPSLNTPAPVAMPASPPPGPPPAPQPGPPPSVIAFAHPAPSVIVHGGSSSGGAGGGPANTGGAQAASVITYTAPPRPPKKREYPPPPPQPAATPTSPATAGSPATAAGPATATEEAKGRNPRAGRTLTYTAKPAGGIGGGGGPPAGPGRGPSQLQAPPPLCQITVRIGEEAIVKRRISETDLRPGELSGEEVESEEDDDDEEDDDDDDDDDEDDEASRAGGEDQLWRPYYSYKPKRKAAAGAGGSGVGALSRGRRPPRWRQKPERRGWEEPAAAEGPAGRGRAERRHRCEDCAQTFATLRKLRKHQEAHGGGSHGARGGRRSSNRFACPHCAKVCKTAAALSRHAQRHAAERPGGAPTPVIAYSKGGAGTRAGDVKEEAPQEMQVSSSSGEAGGGSAAADGASETASLQDPVISGGEEPPLVAAGGAYAYPPVQEFPLALIGSGRESGGGRGKAGGEGPVGAGEGDRVEGMGAAKVTFYPEPYPLVYGPQLLAAYPYNFSNLAALPVALNMVLPDEKGGGALPFLPGVFGYAVNPQAAPPTPPTPPPPTLPPPVPPKGEGERAGLERTQKGDVG; this is translated from the exons ATGAAACAGGCTGTGGCAAGGAGGCCTTCCAGCCCAGATAGT GGGAAGTGGCTGTGTACTTTCTGTAAAGTGACCAGCACAACTCAAACTTGGGTTGCCTGCTACTTCTTTCGGATGGGCCTTCCAGCAAGAGATGAG CCCGGAAGATTGGGCCAAAGGGACTGTGAGAGCGATCCAAGAGGCGTCCCTGGACCTATGGGATCTAACTACGCCCGCTGTGTTGTTTTGAG AAGGAAGAGGCCCCACACCAGGGAATCACTGAGGCACCCCCGCTCTGCTCCATGTTGGCTGTGCTCTCAG GCCTGCGCCATGCCCCCCCCAGCGGAGGTGACAGACCCGTCCCATGCCCCCGCCGTCCTGCGCCAGCTCAATGAGCAGCGTCTCCGTGGCCTCTTCTGTGACGTCACCCTCATAGCTGGAGACACCAAGTTCCCTGCTCACCGCAGTGTCCTGGCTGCTTCTAGTCCTTTCTTCAGAGAGGCCCTGCTTGCTTcagctccactgcccctcccaccaGTTACTGGGGGCCCTGCCCCCAACCCTGCCACCACCAcagctgcctcttcctcctcctcctcctcctcctcctcttcctcctcctcttcttcctcctcctcttcctcttcttcctcttcctcatcttccccacctccagcctcacCCCCTACATCCTCCCCACCCCGGGTCCTGGAGCTGCCAGGGGTCCCGGCGGCTGCCTTCTCTGATGTCCTCAACTTCATCTACAGTGCCCGGCTTGCTCTACCTGGCGGCGGAGGGGACGGGGCAGCGGTGGCAGAGATTGGAGCCCTGGGCCGACGTCTGGGCATCTCccgcctgcagggcctgggggagggaggtgatGCCTGGGTACCTCCGGCCCCTGCCCCCATGGCCACCTCGCAGTCGGAAGATGAtagctttggcccagggcccagacCAGCcggggagtgggagggggacaGGGCTGAGGCCCAGGCCTCTGACCCACAGCACCCCCTGCCTCggcggcccctcccctgcccacgaTGCGGGAAAAGCTTCATCCATCCCAAGCGTCTGCAGACCCACGAGGCCCAGTGCCGAAGGGGGGCCGGCCCTCGGGGGCCTGCAGGGCTGGGATCGGGGGGCCCAGGCCCCAGCGGCCCCGCGGGAGTGGATGcctcagccctgcctgccccgGTGGGTTTCCGAGGCGGCCCTGAGCACGTGGTAAAGGTGGTGGGCGGCCACGTGCTGTACGTGTGCGCAGCCTGCGAGCGTTCCTACGTGACCCTGTCCAGCCTGAAGCGCCATAGCAACGTGCACTCCTGGCGGAGGAAGTACCCCTGCCGCTACTGTGAGAAGGTGTTCGCGCTGGCTGAGTACCGTACCAAGCATGAGGTGTGGCACACTGGGGAGCGCAG GTACCAGTGCATCTTCTGCTGGGAGACCTTTGTCACTTATTATAACCTGAAGACCCACCAGCGAGCCTTCCATGGCATTAGCCCGGGCCTCTTAGCCAGTGAGAAGACACCCAATGGAGGCTACAAGCCCAAGCTCAATACCCTCAAGCTGTACCGCCTGCTCCCCATGCGGGCAGCCAAGCGGCCCTATAAGACCTACAGCCAGGGAGCCCCtgaggctcccctttctccaagCCTCAACACACCGGCCCCTGTAGCAATGCCTGCCAGCCCACCGCCCGgacccccacccgccccccagcccggccccccaCCCTCTGTAATCGCTTTTGCCCACCCGGCTCCCTCTGTCATTGTTCACGGGGGCAGTAGCAGTGGTGGAGCAGGGGGTGGGCCGGCCAACACAGGGGGAGCCCAAGCCGCCTCGGTCATCACTTACACTGCTCCCCCGAGGCCCCCCAAAAAACGTGAGtacccacctcctccccctcagCCTGCAGCCACACCAACCAGCCCGGCCACGGCGGGCAGCCCGGCCACAGCCGCAGGCCCGGCCACAGCCACGGAGGAGGCCAAGGGCCGCAACCCACGGGCTGGAAGGACTCTGACCTACACGGCCAAGCCAGCCGGCGGgattggcgggggtgggggtccccCTGCGGGGCCTGGCCGGGGCCCCTCTCAGCTACAGGCTCCACCTCCACTATGTCAGATCACCGTGCGGATTGGAGAGGAGGCCATTGTCAAGCGCCGCATCTCAGAGACTGACCTGCGCCCGGGGGAGCTGAGCGGAGAGGAGGTGGAGAGCGAGGAGGACGACGACGATGAAgaggacgacgacgacgacgacgacgacgacgaggaCGACGAGGCGTCGCGGGCTGGCGGGGAGGACCAGCTCTGGCGGCCCTACTACTCGTACAAGCCCAAGCGCAAGGCGGCAGCGGGCGCGGGCGGCAGCGGGGTTGGCGCGTTGTCCCGGGGCCGCCGGCCGCCGCGCTGGAGACAGAAGCCCGAgcgcaggggctgggaggagccgGCGGCCGCCGAGGGGCCCGCGGGCCGCGGCCGGGCCGAGCGGAGGCACCGCTGCGAGGACTGCGCCCAGACCTTCGCCACCCTGCGGAAGCTGCGCAAGCACCAGGAGGCGCACGGCGGCGGCTCGCACGGCGCCCGCGGCGGCCGGCGGTCCTCCAACCGCTTCGCCTGCCCGCACTGCGCCAAGGTGTGCAAGACGGCGGCCGCGCTGAGCCGCCACGCGCAGAGGCACGCGGCCGAGCGGCCCGGGGGCGCGCCCACGCCCGTCATCGCCTACTCCAAGGGCGGCGCCGGCACGAGGGCCGGGGATGTTAAGGAGGAGGCTCCTCAGGAGATGCAGGTCTCCTCGTCCAGCGGGGAGGCGGGTGGCGGGAGTGCGGCCGCCGACGGGGCCTCCGAGACCGCCTCCCTGCAGGACCCCGTCATCTCGGGGGGCGAGGAGCCCCCGCTGGTGGCGGCGGGGGGCGCCTACGCATACCCGCCGGTGCAGGAATTTCCGCTGGCTCTGATCGGGAGCGGCCGTGAGTCCGGCGGTGGGAGGGGGAAGGCGGGTGGCGAGGGGCCGGTGGGCGCCGGGGAGGGGGACCGCGTGGAGGGGATGGGGGCTGCCAAAGTCACCTTCTACCCGGAGCCCTACCCGCTCGTCTACGgcccccagctcctggctgcCTACCCTTACAACTTCAGCAATTTGGCCGCCCTCCCGGTGGCCCTTAATATGGTCCTACCTGATGAGAAGGGTGGCGgggcccttcccttccttccgGGAGTCTTCGGCTACGCAGTCAATCCTCAA
- the ZBTB4 gene encoding zinc finger and BTB domain-containing protein 4 isoform X4: MRRKRPHTRESLRHPRSAPCWLCSQACAMPPPAEVTDPSHAPAVLRQLNEQRLRGLFCDVTLIAGDTKFPAHRSVLAASSPFFREALLASAPLPLPPVTGGPAPNPATTTAASSSSSSSSSSSSSSSSSSSSSSSSSSSSPPPASPPTSSPPRVLELPGVPAAAFSDVLNFIYSARLALPGGGGDGAAVAEIGALGRRLGISRLQGLGEGGDAWVPPAPAPMATSQSEDDSFGPGPRPAGEWEGDRAEAQASDPQHPLPRRPLPCPRCGKSFIHPKRLQTHEAQCRRGAGPRGPAGLGSGGPGPSGPAGVDASALPAPVGFRGGPEHVVKVVGGHVLYVCAACERSYVTLSSLKRHSNVHSWRRKYPCRYCEKVFALAEYRTKHEVWHTGERRYQCIFCWETFVTYYNLKTHQRAFHGISPGLLASEKTPNGGYKPKLNTLKLYRLLPMRAAKRPYKTYSQGAPEAPLSPSLNTPAPVAMPASPPPGPPPAPQPGPPPSVIAFAHPAPSVIVHGGSSSGGAGGGPANTGGAQAASVITYTAPPRPPKKREYPPPPPQPAATPTSPATAGSPATAAGPATATEEAKGRNPRAGRTLTYTAKPAGGIGGGGGPPAGPGRGPSQLQAPPPLCQITVRIGEEAIVKRRISETDLRPGELSGEEVESEEDDDDEEDDDDDDDDDEDDEASRAGGEDQLWRPYYSYKPKRKAAAGAGGSGVGALSRGRRPPRWRQKPERRGWEEPAAAEGPAGRGRAERRHRCEDCAQTFATLRKLRKHQEAHGGGSHGARGGRRSSNRFACPHCAKVCKTAAALSRHAQRHAAERPGGAPTPVIAYSKGGAGTRAGDVKEEAPQEMQVSSSSGEAGGGSAAADGASETASLQDPVISGGEEPPLVAAGGAYAYPPVQEFPLALIGSGRESGGGRGKAGGEGPVGAGEGDRVEGMGAAKVTFYPEPYPLVYGPQLLAAYPYNFSNLAALPVALNMVLPDEKGGGALPFLPGVFGYAVNPQAAPPTPPTPPPPTLPPPVPPKGEGERAGLERTQKGDVG, from the exons ATGAG AAGGAAGAGGCCCCACACCAGGGAATCACTGAGGCACCCCCGCTCTGCTCCATGTTGGCTGTGCTCTCAG GCCTGCGCCATGCCCCCCCCAGCGGAGGTGACAGACCCGTCCCATGCCCCCGCCGTCCTGCGCCAGCTCAATGAGCAGCGTCTCCGTGGCCTCTTCTGTGACGTCACCCTCATAGCTGGAGACACCAAGTTCCCTGCTCACCGCAGTGTCCTGGCTGCTTCTAGTCCTTTCTTCAGAGAGGCCCTGCTTGCTTcagctccactgcccctcccaccaGTTACTGGGGGCCCTGCCCCCAACCCTGCCACCACCAcagctgcctcttcctcctcctcctcctcctcctcctcttcctcctcctcttcttcctcctcctcttcctcttcttcctcttcctcatcttccccacctccagcctcacCCCCTACATCCTCCCCACCCCGGGTCCTGGAGCTGCCAGGGGTCCCGGCGGCTGCCTTCTCTGATGTCCTCAACTTCATCTACAGTGCCCGGCTTGCTCTACCTGGCGGCGGAGGGGACGGGGCAGCGGTGGCAGAGATTGGAGCCCTGGGCCGACGTCTGGGCATCTCccgcctgcagggcctgggggagggaggtgatGCCTGGGTACCTCCGGCCCCTGCCCCCATGGCCACCTCGCAGTCGGAAGATGAtagctttggcccagggcccagacCAGCcggggagtgggagggggacaGGGCTGAGGCCCAGGCCTCTGACCCACAGCACCCCCTGCCTCggcggcccctcccctgcccacgaTGCGGGAAAAGCTTCATCCATCCCAAGCGTCTGCAGACCCACGAGGCCCAGTGCCGAAGGGGGGCCGGCCCTCGGGGGCCTGCAGGGCTGGGATCGGGGGGCCCAGGCCCCAGCGGCCCCGCGGGAGTGGATGcctcagccctgcctgccccgGTGGGTTTCCGAGGCGGCCCTGAGCACGTGGTAAAGGTGGTGGGCGGCCACGTGCTGTACGTGTGCGCAGCCTGCGAGCGTTCCTACGTGACCCTGTCCAGCCTGAAGCGCCATAGCAACGTGCACTCCTGGCGGAGGAAGTACCCCTGCCGCTACTGTGAGAAGGTGTTCGCGCTGGCTGAGTACCGTACCAAGCATGAGGTGTGGCACACTGGGGAGCGCAG GTACCAGTGCATCTTCTGCTGGGAGACCTTTGTCACTTATTATAACCTGAAGACCCACCAGCGAGCCTTCCATGGCATTAGCCCGGGCCTCTTAGCCAGTGAGAAGACACCCAATGGAGGCTACAAGCCCAAGCTCAATACCCTCAAGCTGTACCGCCTGCTCCCCATGCGGGCAGCCAAGCGGCCCTATAAGACCTACAGCCAGGGAGCCCCtgaggctcccctttctccaagCCTCAACACACCGGCCCCTGTAGCAATGCCTGCCAGCCCACCGCCCGgacccccacccgccccccagcccggccccccaCCCTCTGTAATCGCTTTTGCCCACCCGGCTCCCTCTGTCATTGTTCACGGGGGCAGTAGCAGTGGTGGAGCAGGGGGTGGGCCGGCCAACACAGGGGGAGCCCAAGCCGCCTCGGTCATCACTTACACTGCTCCCCCGAGGCCCCCCAAAAAACGTGAGtacccacctcctccccctcagCCTGCAGCCACACCAACCAGCCCGGCCACGGCGGGCAGCCCGGCCACAGCCGCAGGCCCGGCCACAGCCACGGAGGAGGCCAAGGGCCGCAACCCACGGGCTGGAAGGACTCTGACCTACACGGCCAAGCCAGCCGGCGGgattggcgggggtgggggtccccCTGCGGGGCCTGGCCGGGGCCCCTCTCAGCTACAGGCTCCACCTCCACTATGTCAGATCACCGTGCGGATTGGAGAGGAGGCCATTGTCAAGCGCCGCATCTCAGAGACTGACCTGCGCCCGGGGGAGCTGAGCGGAGAGGAGGTGGAGAGCGAGGAGGACGACGACGATGAAgaggacgacgacgacgacgacgacgacgacgaggaCGACGAGGCGTCGCGGGCTGGCGGGGAGGACCAGCTCTGGCGGCCCTACTACTCGTACAAGCCCAAGCGCAAGGCGGCAGCGGGCGCGGGCGGCAGCGGGGTTGGCGCGTTGTCCCGGGGCCGCCGGCCGCCGCGCTGGAGACAGAAGCCCGAgcgcaggggctgggaggagccgGCGGCCGCCGAGGGGCCCGCGGGCCGCGGCCGGGCCGAGCGGAGGCACCGCTGCGAGGACTGCGCCCAGACCTTCGCCACCCTGCGGAAGCTGCGCAAGCACCAGGAGGCGCACGGCGGCGGCTCGCACGGCGCCCGCGGCGGCCGGCGGTCCTCCAACCGCTTCGCCTGCCCGCACTGCGCCAAGGTGTGCAAGACGGCGGCCGCGCTGAGCCGCCACGCGCAGAGGCACGCGGCCGAGCGGCCCGGGGGCGCGCCCACGCCCGTCATCGCCTACTCCAAGGGCGGCGCCGGCACGAGGGCCGGGGATGTTAAGGAGGAGGCTCCTCAGGAGATGCAGGTCTCCTCGTCCAGCGGGGAGGCGGGTGGCGGGAGTGCGGCCGCCGACGGGGCCTCCGAGACCGCCTCCCTGCAGGACCCCGTCATCTCGGGGGGCGAGGAGCCCCCGCTGGTGGCGGCGGGGGGCGCCTACGCATACCCGCCGGTGCAGGAATTTCCGCTGGCTCTGATCGGGAGCGGCCGTGAGTCCGGCGGTGGGAGGGGGAAGGCGGGTGGCGAGGGGCCGGTGGGCGCCGGGGAGGGGGACCGCGTGGAGGGGATGGGGGCTGCCAAAGTCACCTTCTACCCGGAGCCCTACCCGCTCGTCTACGgcccccagctcctggctgcCTACCCTTACAACTTCAGCAATTTGGCCGCCCTCCCGGTGGCCCTTAATATGGTCCTACCTGATGAGAAGGGTGGCGgggcccttcccttccttccgGGAGTCTTCGGCTACGCAGTCAATCCTCAA
- the ZBTB4 gene encoding zinc finger and BTB domain-containing protein 4 isoform X5: protein MPPPAEVTDPSHAPAVLRQLNEQRLRGLFCDVTLIAGDTKFPAHRSVLAASSPFFREALLASAPLPLPPVTGGPAPNPATTTAASSSSSSSSSSSSSSSSSSSSSSSSSSSSPPPASPPTSSPPRVLELPGVPAAAFSDVLNFIYSARLALPGGGGDGAAVAEIGALGRRLGISRLQGLGEGGDAWVPPAPAPMATSQSEDDSFGPGPRPAGEWEGDRAEAQASDPQHPLPRRPLPCPRCGKSFIHPKRLQTHEAQCRRGAGPRGPAGLGSGGPGPSGPAGVDASALPAPVGFRGGPEHVVKVVGGHVLYVCAACERSYVTLSSLKRHSNVHSWRRKYPCRYCEKVFALAEYRTKHEVWHTGERRYQCIFCWETFVTYYNLKTHQRAFHGISPGLLASEKTPNGGYKPKLNTLKLYRLLPMRAAKRPYKTYSQGAPEAPLSPSLNTPAPVAMPASPPPGPPPAPQPGPPPSVIAFAHPAPSVIVHGGSSSGGAGGGPANTGGAQAASVITYTAPPRPPKKREYPPPPPQPAATPTSPATAGSPATAAGPATATEEAKGRNPRAGRTLTYTAKPAGGIGGGGGPPAGPGRGPSQLQAPPPLCQITVRIGEEAIVKRRISETDLRPGELSGEEVESEEDDDDEEDDDDDDDDDEDDEASRAGGEDQLWRPYYSYKPKRKAAAGAGGSGVGALSRGRRPPRWRQKPERRGWEEPAAAEGPAGRGRAERRHRCEDCAQTFATLRKLRKHQEAHGGGSHGARGGRRSSNRFACPHCAKVCKTAAALSRHAQRHAAERPGGAPTPVIAYSKGGAGTRAGDVKEEAPQEMQVSSSSGEAGGGSAAADGASETASLQDPVISGGEEPPLVAAGGAYAYPPVQEFPLALIGSGRESGGGRGKAGGEGPVGAGEGDRVEGMGAAKVTFYPEPYPLVYGPQLLAAYPYNFSNLAALPVALNMVLPDEKGGGALPFLPGVFGYAVNPQAAPPTPPTPPPPTLPPPVPPKGEGERAGLERTQKGDVG from the exons ATGCCCCCCCCAGCGGAGGTGACAGACCCGTCCCATGCCCCCGCCGTCCTGCGCCAGCTCAATGAGCAGCGTCTCCGTGGCCTCTTCTGTGACGTCACCCTCATAGCTGGAGACACCAAGTTCCCTGCTCACCGCAGTGTCCTGGCTGCTTCTAGTCCTTTCTTCAGAGAGGCCCTGCTTGCTTcagctccactgcccctcccaccaGTTACTGGGGGCCCTGCCCCCAACCCTGCCACCACCAcagctgcctcttcctcctcctcctcctcctcctcctcttcctcctcctcttcttcctcctcctcttcctcttcttcctcttcctcatcttccccacctccagcctcacCCCCTACATCCTCCCCACCCCGGGTCCTGGAGCTGCCAGGGGTCCCGGCGGCTGCCTTCTCTGATGTCCTCAACTTCATCTACAGTGCCCGGCTTGCTCTACCTGGCGGCGGAGGGGACGGGGCAGCGGTGGCAGAGATTGGAGCCCTGGGCCGACGTCTGGGCATCTCccgcctgcagggcctgggggagggaggtgatGCCTGGGTACCTCCGGCCCCTGCCCCCATGGCCACCTCGCAGTCGGAAGATGAtagctttggcccagggcccagacCAGCcggggagtgggagggggacaGGGCTGAGGCCCAGGCCTCTGACCCACAGCACCCCCTGCCTCggcggcccctcccctgcccacgaTGCGGGAAAAGCTTCATCCATCCCAAGCGTCTGCAGACCCACGAGGCCCAGTGCCGAAGGGGGGCCGGCCCTCGGGGGCCTGCAGGGCTGGGATCGGGGGGCCCAGGCCCCAGCGGCCCCGCGGGAGTGGATGcctcagccctgcctgccccgGTGGGTTTCCGAGGCGGCCCTGAGCACGTGGTAAAGGTGGTGGGCGGCCACGTGCTGTACGTGTGCGCAGCCTGCGAGCGTTCCTACGTGACCCTGTCCAGCCTGAAGCGCCATAGCAACGTGCACTCCTGGCGGAGGAAGTACCCCTGCCGCTACTGTGAGAAGGTGTTCGCGCTGGCTGAGTACCGTACCAAGCATGAGGTGTGGCACACTGGGGAGCGCAG GTACCAGTGCATCTTCTGCTGGGAGACCTTTGTCACTTATTATAACCTGAAGACCCACCAGCGAGCCTTCCATGGCATTAGCCCGGGCCTCTTAGCCAGTGAGAAGACACCCAATGGAGGCTACAAGCCCAAGCTCAATACCCTCAAGCTGTACCGCCTGCTCCCCATGCGGGCAGCCAAGCGGCCCTATAAGACCTACAGCCAGGGAGCCCCtgaggctcccctttctccaagCCTCAACACACCGGCCCCTGTAGCAATGCCTGCCAGCCCACCGCCCGgacccccacccgccccccagcccggccccccaCCCTCTGTAATCGCTTTTGCCCACCCGGCTCCCTCTGTCATTGTTCACGGGGGCAGTAGCAGTGGTGGAGCAGGGGGTGGGCCGGCCAACACAGGGGGAGCCCAAGCCGCCTCGGTCATCACTTACACTGCTCCCCCGAGGCCCCCCAAAAAACGTGAGtacccacctcctccccctcagCCTGCAGCCACACCAACCAGCCCGGCCACGGCGGGCAGCCCGGCCACAGCCGCAGGCCCGGCCACAGCCACGGAGGAGGCCAAGGGCCGCAACCCACGGGCTGGAAGGACTCTGACCTACACGGCCAAGCCAGCCGGCGGgattggcgggggtgggggtccccCTGCGGGGCCTGGCCGGGGCCCCTCTCAGCTACAGGCTCCACCTCCACTATGTCAGATCACCGTGCGGATTGGAGAGGAGGCCATTGTCAAGCGCCGCATCTCAGAGACTGACCTGCGCCCGGGGGAGCTGAGCGGAGAGGAGGTGGAGAGCGAGGAGGACGACGACGATGAAgaggacgacgacgacgacgacgacgacgacgaggaCGACGAGGCGTCGCGGGCTGGCGGGGAGGACCAGCTCTGGCGGCCCTACTACTCGTACAAGCCCAAGCGCAAGGCGGCAGCGGGCGCGGGCGGCAGCGGGGTTGGCGCGTTGTCCCGGGGCCGCCGGCCGCCGCGCTGGAGACAGAAGCCCGAgcgcaggggctgggaggagccgGCGGCCGCCGAGGGGCCCGCGGGCCGCGGCCGGGCCGAGCGGAGGCACCGCTGCGAGGACTGCGCCCAGACCTTCGCCACCCTGCGGAAGCTGCGCAAGCACCAGGAGGCGCACGGCGGCGGCTCGCACGGCGCCCGCGGCGGCCGGCGGTCCTCCAACCGCTTCGCCTGCCCGCACTGCGCCAAGGTGTGCAAGACGGCGGCCGCGCTGAGCCGCCACGCGCAGAGGCACGCGGCCGAGCGGCCCGGGGGCGCGCCCACGCCCGTCATCGCCTACTCCAAGGGCGGCGCCGGCACGAGGGCCGGGGATGTTAAGGAGGAGGCTCCTCAGGAGATGCAGGTCTCCTCGTCCAGCGGGGAGGCGGGTGGCGGGAGTGCGGCCGCCGACGGGGCCTCCGAGACCGCCTCCCTGCAGGACCCCGTCATCTCGGGGGGCGAGGAGCCCCCGCTGGTGGCGGCGGGGGGCGCCTACGCATACCCGCCGGTGCAGGAATTTCCGCTGGCTCTGATCGGGAGCGGCCGTGAGTCCGGCGGTGGGAGGGGGAAGGCGGGTGGCGAGGGGCCGGTGGGCGCCGGGGAGGGGGACCGCGTGGAGGGGATGGGGGCTGCCAAAGTCACCTTCTACCCGGAGCCCTACCCGCTCGTCTACGgcccccagctcctggctgcCTACCCTTACAACTTCAGCAATTTGGCCGCCCTCCCGGTGGCCCTTAATATGGTCCTACCTGATGAGAAGGGTGGCGgggcccttcccttccttccgGGAGTCTTCGGCTACGCAGTCAATCCTCAA